A stretch of the Filimonas lacunae genome encodes the following:
- a CDS encoding SDR family oxidoreductase, whose protein sequence is MNKTILITGASTGIGKTTAQLFQAKGWNVIATMRKPEEATELATLPNVLVTKLDVLDIASIEAAVNKGITQFGKIDVLLNNAGYGAYGPLESFPREKIIRQFDTNVIGLLDVTKAVLPHFRSQQSGIVINISSIGGKMTFPFGTLYHGTKFAVEGISEALSYELGAFGAKVKIVEPGAIATDFAGRSFDLHNDENLPEYQPLMNKVLGAVNSMFENASPASVVAEVIYTAATDGTDQLRYRVGADAESLLDSRQQLDDTTFINGIKAQFGI, encoded by the coding sequence ATGAATAAGACCATCTTAATTACAGGAGCCAGCACCGGAATAGGTAAAACCACCGCACAGTTGTTTCAGGCAAAAGGCTGGAATGTAATAGCCACCATGCGCAAACCGGAAGAAGCCACTGAATTAGCCACATTACCCAACGTGCTGGTTACCAAACTGGATGTGCTGGATATAGCTTCTATTGAAGCAGCCGTTAACAAAGGCATTACACAATTTGGTAAAATTGATGTGTTACTGAATAATGCCGGTTATGGCGCTTACGGTCCGCTGGAATCATTTCCCCGCGAAAAGATCATCCGTCAGTTCGATACCAATGTTATCGGGTTATTAGATGTAACCAAAGCGGTGTTACCGCACTTCCGCAGTCAGCAAAGCGGTATAGTAATCAATATATCCTCTATCGGGGGTAAAATGACCTTCCCATTCGGTACGCTGTACCACGGAACTAAATTTGCCGTGGAAGGTATTTCAGAAGCCTTAAGCTACGAGTTGGGTGCATTTGGAGCGAAAGTAAAGATTGTAGAACCGGGTGCTATTGCCACTGACTTTGCCGGCCGCTCGTTCGACCTGCACAACGACGAAAACCTTCCGGAATATCAACCATTGATGAATAAGGTACTGGGCGCAGTGAATAGCATGTTCGAAAACGCTTCTCCTGCCAGTGTGGTAGCGGAGGTAATTTACACCGCTGCTACAGATGGAACGGATCAGTTGCGTTACCGCGTCGGCGCAGATGCGGAAAGCCTGCTTGATAGTCGTCAGCAACTGGACGACACCACTTTTATCAACGGTATTAAAGCGCAATTTGGTATTTAA
- a CDS encoding helix-turn-helix domain-containing protein, with protein sequence MSAYLHLQTIPDLFTFFEPHSTPQHPLIAVVDFSKVDKRIDEETRILTDLYCILFKDYCNNSIRYGRKVIDFKDGSLVCMAPGQVIELDAESFEEMRGWGIFFHPDLIRATTLNHKMKEYTFFSYETAEALHLSDKEKQVLQDCIVKIETELQENIDIHSQSIIVSNIELFLNYCTRFYGRQFITRKSTHGSVVGQIEQFLSDYFGRPDTSDKNLLTVKYLADQVNLSPGYLSDLLRKETGKNAQEHIHFYMIEEAKNILLSTNKSIGEIAYALGFEYPQYFNKLFKQKTGKTPVEFRNMN encoded by the coding sequence ATGAGTGCCTATCTTCATCTGCAAACCATTCCTGACTTGTTTACCTTTTTTGAACCGCATAGCACACCTCAGCATCCGTTGATAGCTGTAGTGGATTTTAGCAAGGTGGATAAACGTATTGATGAAGAAACCCGGATACTCACCGACCTGTACTGCATTCTTTTTAAAGACTATTGCAACAACAGCATCCGATATGGCCGTAAAGTGATAGACTTTAAAGATGGAAGCCTTGTTTGCATGGCACCAGGCCAGGTGATTGAACTGGATGCAGAATCATTTGAAGAGATGCGCGGCTGGGGCATTTTCTTTCATCCCGACCTGATACGCGCCACCACACTTAATCATAAAATGAAGGAATATACCTTCTTCTCTTACGAAACAGCCGAAGCCCTGCATTTATCAGATAAAGAAAAGCAGGTACTACAGGATTGCATTGTAAAGATTGAAACGGAATTGCAGGAAAACATTGATATACATAGTCAATCTATCATTGTATCCAATATTGAATTGTTCCTGAACTACTGCACCCGGTTTTACGGAAGGCAGTTTATTACCCGCAAAAGCACACATGGCTCTGTAGTAGGGCAAATTGAACAATTTTTAAGCGACTACTTTGGCCGACCCGATACCAGTGATAAAAATTTATTAACGGTGAAATACCTGGCCGACCAGGTAAACCTCTCCCCCGGCTACCTGAGCGACTTGCTACGTAAAGAAACCGGTAAAAATGCACAGGAGCATATTCATTTTTATATGATTGAAGAAGCCAAAAACATATTATTAAGCACCAACAAATCCATTGGTGAAATAGCCTATGCATTGGGCTTCGAATATCCTCAATACTTTAATAAACTTTTTAAACAAAAAACCGGAAAAACACCCGTGGAGTTCAGGAATATGAATTAG
- a CDS encoding M14 family metallopeptidase, whose product MRKLIVPVFLLLTVMAKAQNFSTPFEKSAGKQTTTYEECIRFYRQLDSYSKRVAMKEMGKSDAGYPLHVVLYANNGVANPAEWHKQGKVVILINNGIHPGEPDGIDASMLLLRDLATGKARIPDNVALAVIPLYNIGGALNRNSYSRVNQDGPENYGFRGNAQNLDLNRDFTKNDSWEARAFVQIFHWVNPDIQIDNHVSDGADYQYTMTLLCSQWNKLGGSLGVFLHDVFQPALFEGMEKSGWPLTPYVNFEEGNPDKGWEAFYDPPRFSSGYATLFHTIAFMPETHMLKAFAARVKATYAMMETIIAKGAAYAIDILEKRRENIINYVGNGQGALRWQVDTTRWDNISFRGYETGTKVSEVTGMHRMYYDHTRPFERKVKFFNYYTPVQGVSVPKAYVIPQGWHAVIELLRLNQVDMRQITHDTIMKVGVYRIADYRSNSRPYEKHHKNGSVKVARTSDAVVFRKGDYLIATAQPACRFLVEMLEPEGDDSYFAWNFFDAVLQEKEGYSDYRWEDVAAEWIKAHPEVKQALDDKKKTDSAFAGNASAQLEFVYKHSPYYEPEHMRYPVYRIE is encoded by the coding sequence ATGAGAAAATTGATAGTACCGGTTTTTCTGCTGCTGACTGTAATGGCAAAGGCGCAAAATTTTTCAACTCCTTTTGAAAAAAGTGCTGGTAAACAAACGACTACTTATGAGGAGTGTATTCGTTTTTACAGGCAATTGGATAGCTATTCCAAACGGGTGGCTATGAAGGAAATGGGTAAGAGTGATGCCGGTTATCCACTGCATGTAGTGCTGTATGCTAACAATGGAGTTGCTAATCCTGCAGAATGGCATAAACAAGGTAAAGTGGTGATATTGATTAACAATGGCATTCATCCCGGAGAACCGGATGGCATTGATGCGAGTATGCTTTTGCTGCGTGATTTGGCTACCGGCAAAGCGCGTATTCCGGATAATGTAGCATTGGCTGTAATACCCTTATACAATATTGGTGGCGCATTAAACCGTAACAGCTATTCACGTGTAAACCAGGATGGGCCGGAAAATTATGGTTTTCGCGGTAATGCACAGAACCTGGATTTAAACCGGGATTTCACTAAAAATGATTCGTGGGAGGCGCGGGCATTTGTGCAAATTTTTCATTGGGTAAATCCTGATATTCAGATAGATAATCATGTTAGTGATGGGGCTGACTACCAATATACCATGACGTTGCTTTGTTCACAATGGAACAAACTGGGAGGTAGCCTGGGGGTTTTTCTGCATGATGTTTTTCAACCAGCTTTGTTTGAGGGAATGGAAAAAAGCGGCTGGCCGTTAACGCCGTATGTGAATTTTGAAGAAGGGAATCCGGATAAGGGATGGGAGGCGTTTTATGATCCGCCGCGCTTTTCAAGCGGATATGCTACCTTATTTCATACTATTGCCTTTATGCCGGAAACGCACATGTTAAAAGCTTTTGCAGCACGGGTAAAAGCTACTTATGCTATGATGGAAACCATTATTGCAAAAGGGGCAGCATATGCCATAGATATATTGGAAAAACGCAGGGAAAATATTATCAATTATGTAGGGAATGGCCAAGGGGCTTTGCGATGGCAGGTGGACACTACGCGCTGGGATAATATCTCTTTCCGGGGGTATGAAACCGGAACCAAAGTGAGTGAGGTAACAGGCATGCACCGTATGTATTACGATCATACACGCCCTTTTGAAAGAAAAGTAAAATTCTTTAATTACTATACACCGGTACAGGGGGTAAGCGTTCCAAAGGCATACGTGATTCCGCAAGGTTGGCATGCTGTGATAGAGCTACTGCGTTTAAACCAGGTAGATATGCGTCAAATTACGCACGACACCATTATGAAGGTGGGGGTATACCGGATAGCCGATTACCGTAGCAATTCCAGACCTTATGAAAAACATCACAAAAACGGATCGGTAAAGGTGGCTCGTACTTCGGATGCTGTTGTTTTTAGAAAGGGAGATTACCTGATTGCAACAGCCCAGCCGGCTTGCCGTTTTCTGGTGGAGATGTTAGAGCCCGAAGGGGATGATTCGTATTTTGCGTGGAATTTCTTTGATGCTGTTTTGCAGGAAAAAGAAGGTTATAGTGATTACAGATGGGAGGACGTGGCAGCCGAATGGATAAAAGCACACCCGGAAGTAAAACAAGCATTGGACGATAAAAAGAAAACAGATAGTGCCTTTGCCGGAAATGCATCTGCACAGCTGGAGTTTGTATATAAGCATTCCCCTTATTACGAACCGGAGCATATGCGCTACCCGGTATATCGCATAGAATAG
- a CDS encoding DUF6624 domain-containing protein, which translates to MKINNSNAKCLHLALLEDRINIQEGRSQTYDSQLSWNFKTNTYQLLPIIDPDNLDKRRATMGLNPYASYLQAFGITWNLKSIKNHSMHTINTTF; encoded by the coding sequence ATGAAGATCAATAACAGCAATGCCAAATGCCTGCATTTGGCATTGCTGGAAGACAGAATTAATATTCAAGAGGGCCGCAGCCAAACATATGACTCCCAGCTATCCTGGAATTTCAAAACAAATACCTATCAACTATTACCCATTATAGATCCAGACAATTTAGATAAACGACGGGCTACAATGGGCTTAAATCCGTACGCTTCCTATTTACAGGCATTTGGCATTACCTGGAATTTGAAAAGTATAAAAAATCACAGCATGCACACCATTAATACCACCTTTTGA
- a CDS encoding amidohydrolase family protein, giving the protein MQAPSIEFFIDLHCHPTYKPVGASYKQDGKQSSNPTAASSMWHYDPPHLLDKALNNLLGLTKFSQTNFTASSYGQLLVITVALGCIEKWFFNNKLGTGLSADWIEDFLVEIGGKRIDAIQGMNDYFMDLKAEIEFLEKMNGQVVTIDGKKFAYRLVKNFAELNEVMLLNEEAMRNAEAGDRKALLTIAVIPSIEGMHVLNCGLVYNKEDGPEEPANIEEILANAQVLKSMKYRPFFVTFSHHFYNQLCGHSKSLNSTVAKVCDQERGFRYGFTDTGRKVLDILLNNQNNDRILIDIKHLSPEGRIEYLKIREYKYRDVPVIVSHGACNGLPTYGRNVSDYPKLGNDFFQEEINFYDDEILLIEKTGGIFGLQLDERRVASKEKLKHTRHSIFRNKIMHYRSELLWFQIQYVAELLDANDRYSWGTLAIGSDYDGIVDPINSFWTVEDYPALKAYLERHAYNYLKDANNLKQPRNRDISSDEVVHNIFQNNAWEFFKRWY; this is encoded by the coding sequence ATGCAAGCGCCGTCTATAGAGTTTTTCATCGATTTGCACTGTCATCCCACTTATAAACCGGTGGGGGCTTCCTATAAACAGGATGGTAAACAGTCGTCTAATCCAACTGCGGCTTCCAGTATGTGGCATTATGATCCACCGCATTTGCTGGATAAAGCGTTGAATAATCTGTTGGGGCTCACTAAGTTTTCGCAAACTAATTTCACCGCATCTTCTTATGGACAGTTGTTGGTAATAACTGTTGCATTGGGGTGTATTGAAAAATGGTTTTTTAATAACAAGCTAGGTACAGGGCTCTCGGCAGATTGGATAGAGGATTTTTTAGTGGAGATTGGTGGTAAGAGAATCGATGCTATTCAAGGAATGAATGATTATTTCATGGATTTGAAAGCGGAGATTGAATTTCTGGAGAAGATGAATGGACAGGTTGTTACCATTGATGGCAAGAAATTCGCTTATCGGTTAGTAAAAAACTTTGCAGAGTTGAACGAGGTGATGCTTTTAAACGAAGAAGCCATGCGTAATGCAGAAGCAGGTGATAGGAAAGCATTACTTACCATCGCTGTTATTCCTTCTATTGAAGGGATGCATGTACTTAATTGTGGTTTGGTTTATAATAAGGAAGATGGTCCTGAAGAGCCTGCTAATATAGAGGAGATTTTGGCAAATGCTCAGGTTTTAAAGAGCATGAAGTATAGACCGTTTTTTGTTACTTTTTCTCATCATTTTTATAATCAGTTATGTGGTCATAGCAAAAGCCTGAATAGTACTGTGGCTAAAGTTTGTGATCAGGAAAGGGGATTTCGTTATGGCTTTACGGATACAGGTAGAAAAGTGCTGGATATTTTATTGAATAATCAGAATAATGACAGAATTCTAATAGATATTAAACATCTTAGCCCGGAAGGACGCATTGAGTATTTAAAGATCCGTGAATATAAATATCGAGATGTGCCAGTAATAGTAAGTCATGGTGCTTGCAATGGACTGCCTACATATGGGAGAAATGTCTCGGACTATCCTAAACTGGGCAATGACTTTTTTCAGGAAGAAATCAATTTCTACGATGATGAAATATTGCTGATAGAAAAAACCGGAGGCATTTTTGGTTTGCAATTGGATGAGCGAAGAGTGGCAAGTAAGGAGAAGTTGAAGCACACTCGGCATTCCATATTCAGAAATAAAATTATGCATTACCGGAGTGAATTGCTTTGGTTTCAAATTCAATATGTAGCTGAATTATTGGATGCTAATGATAGATATAGCTGGGGTACTTTAGCGATAGGATCGGACTATGATGGTATTGTGGATCCTATAAATAGTTTTTGGACGGTGGAAGATTACCCTGCTTTAAAGGCTTATCTGGAAAGGCATGCGTACAATTATTTGAAAGATGCTAATAACCTGAAGCAGCCTCGTAATAGGGATATTAGCTCGGATGAAGTAGTGCATAATATTTTTCAAAATAATGCCTGGGAGTTTTTCAAAAGGTGGTATTAA
- a CDS encoding ArsR/SmtB family transcription factor codes for MGATKSDLFTQQQNQIANMAKALAHPARIAILQYLVKKNACVCGDLVEELGLAQATTSQHLKELKNAGIIQGAIEGVNVCYCINPKVWNEYKELFAGFFKEVNLAGQKCC; via the coding sequence ATGGGAGCTACAAAATCAGATCTCTTCACCCAACAGCAAAACCAGATAGCCAATATGGCTAAAGCACTCGCGCATCCTGCCCGTATTGCCATCCTGCAATACCTGGTAAAGAAAAACGCCTGTGTTTGTGGTGATTTGGTGGAGGAACTGGGATTAGCGCAGGCAACTACTTCGCAACACTTAAAAGAACTGAAAAATGCCGGTATTATTCAGGGAGCTATTGAGGGCGTGAATGTTTGTTACTGTATTAACCCAAAGGTGTGGAACGAATACAAAGAATTATTTGCCGGTTTCTTCAAAGAAGTGAACCTGGCCGGTCAAAAGTGCTGCTGA